ATCGCCAGCAGAATGAGGTTCATCTGCTCGTTTCAATCCAAGATTTGATCTCCTCCCAGCTCATCTTACCTCTGGATATCCTCTGCCTTCCCTCAGCGCCGATCGCCCGATACACGTCGGATATCCACGATGGAACGGAGTGATCGGCAAGGTTATGGATGAAGAGCGGCGCGGGAGCTATAAGCGCCCCGGCGATTTTGAGGTCCCCGACCCTCCTGATGCACGGCACGTAGAGCCTTTCGATCCATTCCTCGTCATCTTCGGCGTTGAATCTATCCATATCGACAACTACATGACTCAACTCTCCGTCCACCCCTGCGGCCAGCATCCCCCACAGTCCCGCCTCGTCGAACCCGATCAAGTTCAGCCTTTCAACTCCGTCCTGACCCCTCAGGTATGCCAGTGCCGTGAGGATATCCTGAACCCTCTCCGCCGTATCCGTTCGGTTGAAGGTGGTGAAGAACTTCACGCCTTCATCCCGCCTGACCGGCTGGGAGAGATATTCCCCCGTCATGAAAGGATCGATCGACATCACGAGGTGACCATCATCGAGGAGATCCCTAACCCTGGAATCCGGTTTCCCCTCCTCATCCATGAAGGCCGATTTCCCATGCGACGAGATCAAAAGCGTTCCATCTCCTTTTCTCTCAAGCGGGATGAACAGCACGGCAGGGATCGATTCGCCCTTGCGTGAGAGCAGCAATCTTTGGATCGCATATCCGTCACCTTTGGTCGTTCCCAGCGACTTAGCCTTAACATCCTCCGGTTCGGGTCTCTCGACGCAGAGAGCATGCCGCAGAGCCGGACACATGATCCCCTTGAACCTCCCCAGTCCCTCTTTATCCCGCGGCTTAAGCTCCTCCAGCTTCCCACGGGCCTTATCGATGAGATATCGGACGATCCCTTCAGGGTCAAGGGCGTTTTCGGGTTTGGGGTGCTCGTAAAATACGAGCAGGTCCTCCTTTTCCTCGACCTGGAACGGCCTTTCGCGCAGCTTCTCCCTATCCGTCTCTCCCAACAGCCATTTCCCGAAGAAGGTGTAGACCGCCTCTCTGCTCTGCCTGTCGTAGTTATGACCGGCCTCCACCTGGACAGATTCCACCTTATCCTCCTCACCATATAGCCTGTAGATGCTACGTATAGCAGGGTATTCCACGAAGGGCGTGTTGGCGGTCCAGTCGCCGGTGGCTGAGACCATGATTAAAGGCCTGGGAGCCATCAGAGCGGCTATCTCGACGTTGAAGGTATCGACTCGGAGGTTCGGGGCGTTCTCACAGACGCATCCCCCTTGGAAATGAGCTGAGACCATACATACCGGCGCGGCGACCTTAACCCTATCATCTACCGCCATCAGCATGAAGGTCTGTGTGCCGCCTCCTGAAGCGCCCGTGCAGGCGATCCTCTCCGGATCGACATCCTCAAGCGATTGGAGGAAATCCACAACCCTGATGCTGTTTAAAAGCTGGAGCCCCATCACGCTGATGCCCCATAGATGTTTGCGTTTATCATCGAACTCCCGATGCGGTATCTGGAAGCTGTCGTTATATCCGATCATATCATACGAAAAGACCACATATCCCTGTCTGGCGAGCGTTATGCATCTGCCGGGCACCGATCCGCTCTCCTCGTGACCGAACCTGCCCTCCCTCCAATGTCCGTGAGGACACGCCACGCCGGGGAACAGCCCCTTTTTGCCCTTAGGGCGATAGAGGTTGCCCGTCACGTAAAACCCCGGGAAGCTTTCGAAATAGACCTTCTCGATGGTATAATCCCCTCTCTCTATCCTGCCGAAGATGGTGGGATTGAGAGGTGTTTTATCGAGTTGAGGGTAAAGGCCGCAGCTTACGAATATGTGGATGCGCAGGTCGGATGCCCTTCTCTCCCATTCCTTAAGCGATCGGTAAATGGGGAAGGCAAAGGGCATATCCCCATGACGCACCTCATATAGCCTCATATCGTTAAGCCTCTCCCCCGTCGTCTGGGACAAAATCGAGGCGAGGGCTATCACGGCGGTTATTCCTATCATCTCTTCTCTCCTTCTCTTGCTCTCCTGGCTATCTCTCGTTTGCAGAACTTGAAGAAATGTCTGAAATCGTAATATCGGCTCATGATCCTTGAGACCACA
The genomic region above belongs to Candidatus Poribacteria bacterium and contains:
- a CDS encoding acetylxylan esterase yields the protein MIGITAVIALASILSQTTGERLNDMRLYEVRHGDMPFAFPIYRSLKEWERRASDLRIHIFVSCGLYPQLDKTPLNPTIFGRIERGDYTIEKVYFESFPGFYVTGNLYRPKGKKGLFPGVACPHGHWREGRFGHEESGSVPGRCITLARQGYVVFSYDMIGYNDSFQIPHREFDDKRKHLWGISVMGLQLLNSIRVVDFLQSLEDVDPERIACTGASGGGTQTFMLMAVDDRVKVAAPVCMVSAHFQGGCVCENAPNLRVDTFNVEIAALMAPRPLIMVSATGDWTANTPFVEYPAIRSIYRLYGEEDKVESVQVEAGHNYDRQSREAVYTFFGKWLLGETDREKLRERPFQVEEKEDLLVFYEHPKPENALDPEGIVRYLIDKARGKLEELKPRDKEGLGRFKGIMCPALRHALCVERPEPEDVKAKSLGTTKGDGYAIQRLLLSRKGESIPAVLFIPLERKGDGTLLISSHGKSAFMDEEGKPDSRVRDLLDDGHLVMSIDPFMTGEYLSQPVRRDEGVKFFTTFNRTDTAERVQDILTALAYLRGQDGVERLNLIGFDEAGLWGMLAAGVDGELSHVVVDMDRFNAEDDEEWIERLYVPCIRRVGDLKIAGALIAPAPLFIHNLADHSVPSWISDVYRAIGAEGRQRISRGKMSWEEIKSWIETSR